In Scylla paramamosain isolate STU-SP2022 chromosome 1, ASM3559412v1, whole genome shotgun sequence, one DNA window encodes the following:
- the LOC135103500 gene encoding lipase 3-like isoform X3: MRCYVWLAALLLTMVAPGGGDQPTTAHYYTQPAVKVEHPHARLTTPELIKVHGYPVEVHEVITDDGFIIEIHRIPHGRRHPTATHSHTYRSHIPHALYRPSLHVSQGYLNAGRAQSHLSNHVDEGVTRVTNGSHDAYRWSRSRDPKVVLLFPGVFSSSADFVLNEPDQALGFILADGGYDVWLGNYRGNFYARRHTHLTTSDPEFWDHTWNELARYDLPAMLRHVRAVSGAQRVSYIGFSLGTSVFFAMFSYHPEISSWVRSMVALAPVAYIYHMPVPLGLISPFAGLIERVLERADLLELFPLMPERSAPLKAALCGPTSLTQPLCILNIHFQNGFNQVYLDKEYLPVLLAHYPAGAGYKVFMHLLQLHASHKFRAYDYGPERNYREYGQTSPPDFSLAKVQVPVALFWSENDALASPLDVAQTASELPQVALNRRINLDYNHLDFMWAEDAGERVYRPALAFLDAFY; this comes from the exons ATGAG GTGCTACGTGTGGCTGGCGGCGCTGCTCCTAACGATGGTGGCGCCAGGTGGAGGGGACCAGCCGACCACCGCCCACTACTACACTCAGCCTGCAGTGAAAGTAGAGCACCCGCACGCACGACTTACTACG CCGGAGTTGATCAAAGTGCACGGCTATCCTGTCGAGGTCCATGAAGTGATCACCGACGACGGGTTCATCATTGAAATCCACCGCATTCCCCACGGCCGCCGCCACCCCACCGCCACCCACAGCCACACCTACAGGAGCCACATACCGCACGCCCTCTACAGGCCCTCACTGCACGTCTCCCAGGGTTACTTGAACGCAGGCAGAGCACAGAGCCACTTGTCAAACCACGTGGACGAAGGAGTGACGAGGGTAACGAACGGGAGCCATGATGCTTACcggtggag CAGAAGCAGAGACCCCAAGGTAGTGCTGCTCTTCCCTGGCGTGTTCTCCTCCAGTGCTGACTTTGTGCTGAACGAACCCGACCAGGCActgg GGTTCATCCTCGCTGACGGGGGATACGACGTCTGGCTCGGGAACTACAGGGGGAACTTCTACGCGAGGcgacacacacacctcaccactTCTGACCCCGAGTTCTGGGATCACAC ATGGAACGAGCTGGCGCGCTACGACCTGCCTGCGATGCTGCGCCACGTGAGGGCGGTGAGCGGCGCCCAGCGGGTCAGCTATATTGGCTTCTCCCTCGGCACTTCAGTTTTCTTCGCCATGTTCTCCTACCACCCTGAGATCTCCTCCTGG GTGAGGTCCATGGTCGCCCTGGCCCCCGTGGCTTACATCTACCACATGCCGGTACCCCTGGGACTCATCTCGCCCTTCGCTGGCTTAATTGAG AGGGTGCTGGAGAGGGCCGATCTGCTGGAGCTATTCCCGCTGATGCCCGAGCGAAGCGCCCCCCTGAAGGCAGCGTTGTGCGGGCCCACCTCTCTCACCCAGCCACTCTGCATTCTCAACATTCACTTTCAGAACGGATTCAACCAAGTCTATTTGgacaag GAGTACCTCCCCGTCCTTCTGGCTCACTATCCTGCCGGTGCGGGATATAAAGTCTTCATGCACCTTCTTCAGCTCCATGCCAgcc ACAAGTTCCGTGCTTATGATTACGGCCCCGAGAGGAACTACAGAGAGTATGGCCAAACATCACCTCCTGATTTCTCCCTCGCCAAAGTTCAAGTACCCGTTGCTCTGTTTTGGTCCGAGAATGATGCTCTGGCCTCACCGCTG gaCGTGGCACAGACGGCTTCGGAGCTTCCCCAAGTGGCATTAAACAGGCGCATCAACCTGGACTACAACCACCTGGACTTTATGTGGGCAGAGGACGCCGGAGAGAGAGTGTACCGCCCCGCCCTGGCCTTCCTCGATGCCTTCTACTGA
- the LOC135103500 gene encoding lipase 3-like isoform X1 — MQRNTRCYVWLAALLLTMVAPGGGDQPTTAHYYTQPAVKVEHPHARLTTPELIKVHGYPVEVHEVITDDGFIIEIHRIPHGRRHPTATHSHTYRSHIPHALYRPSLHVSQGYLNAGRAQSHLSNHVDEGVTRVTNGSHDAYRWSRSRDPKVVLLFPGVFSSSADFVLNEPDQALGFILADGGYDVWLGNYRGNFYARRHTHLTTSDPEFWDHTWNELARYDLPAMLRHVRAVSGAQRVSYIGFSLGTSVFFAMFSYHPEISSWVRSMVALAPVAYIYHMPVPLGLISPFAGLIERVLERADLLELFPLMPERSAPLKAALCGPTSLTQPLCILNIHFQNGFNQVYLDKEYLPVLLAHYPAGAGYKVFMHLLQLHASHKFRAYDYGPERNYREYGQTSPPDFSLAKVQVPVALFWSENDALASPLDVAQTASELPQVALNRRINLDYNHLDFMWAEDAGERVYRPALAFLDAFY, encoded by the exons ATGCAACGCAATACGAG GTGCTACGTGTGGCTGGCGGCGCTGCTCCTAACGATGGTGGCGCCAGGTGGAGGGGACCAGCCGACCACCGCCCACTACTACACTCAGCCTGCAGTGAAAGTAGAGCACCCGCACGCACGACTTACTACG CCGGAGTTGATCAAAGTGCACGGCTATCCTGTCGAGGTCCATGAAGTGATCACCGACGACGGGTTCATCATTGAAATCCACCGCATTCCCCACGGCCGCCGCCACCCCACCGCCACCCACAGCCACACCTACAGGAGCCACATACCGCACGCCCTCTACAGGCCCTCACTGCACGTCTCCCAGGGTTACTTGAACGCAGGCAGAGCACAGAGCCACTTGTCAAACCACGTGGACGAAGGAGTGACGAGGGTAACGAACGGGAGCCATGATGCTTACcggtggag CAGAAGCAGAGACCCCAAGGTAGTGCTGCTCTTCCCTGGCGTGTTCTCCTCCAGTGCTGACTTTGTGCTGAACGAACCCGACCAGGCActgg GGTTCATCCTCGCTGACGGGGGATACGACGTCTGGCTCGGGAACTACAGGGGGAACTTCTACGCGAGGcgacacacacacctcaccactTCTGACCCCGAGTTCTGGGATCACAC ATGGAACGAGCTGGCGCGCTACGACCTGCCTGCGATGCTGCGCCACGTGAGGGCGGTGAGCGGCGCCCAGCGGGTCAGCTATATTGGCTTCTCCCTCGGCACTTCAGTTTTCTTCGCCATGTTCTCCTACCACCCTGAGATCTCCTCCTGG GTGAGGTCCATGGTCGCCCTGGCCCCCGTGGCTTACATCTACCACATGCCGGTACCCCTGGGACTCATCTCGCCCTTCGCTGGCTTAATTGAG AGGGTGCTGGAGAGGGCCGATCTGCTGGAGCTATTCCCGCTGATGCCCGAGCGAAGCGCCCCCCTGAAGGCAGCGTTGTGCGGGCCCACCTCTCTCACCCAGCCACTCTGCATTCTCAACATTCACTTTCAGAACGGATTCAACCAAGTCTATTTGgacaag GAGTACCTCCCCGTCCTTCTGGCTCACTATCCTGCCGGTGCGGGATATAAAGTCTTCATGCACCTTCTTCAGCTCCATGCCAgcc ACAAGTTCCGTGCTTATGATTACGGCCCCGAGAGGAACTACAGAGAGTATGGCCAAACATCACCTCCTGATTTCTCCCTCGCCAAAGTTCAAGTACCCGTTGCTCTGTTTTGGTCCGAGAATGATGCTCTGGCCTCACCGCTG gaCGTGGCACAGACGGCTTCGGAGCTTCCCCAAGTGGCATTAAACAGGCGCATCAACCTGGACTACAACCACCTGGACTTTATGTGGGCAGAGGACGCCGGAGAGAGAGTGTACCGCCCCGCCCTGGCCTTCCTCGATGCCTTCTACTGA
- the LOC135103500 gene encoding lipase 3-like isoform X2 yields the protein MQRNTRCYVWLAALLLTMVAPGGGDQPTTAHYYTQPAVKVEHPHARLTTPELIKVHGYPVEVHEVITDDGFIIEIHRIPHGRRHPTATHSHTYRSHIPHALYRPSLHVSQGYLNAGRAQSHLSNHVDEGVTRVTNGSHDAYRWRSRDPKVVLLFPGVFSSSADFVLNEPDQALGFILADGGYDVWLGNYRGNFYARRHTHLTTSDPEFWDHTWNELARYDLPAMLRHVRAVSGAQRVSYIGFSLGTSVFFAMFSYHPEISSWVRSMVALAPVAYIYHMPVPLGLISPFAGLIERVLERADLLELFPLMPERSAPLKAALCGPTSLTQPLCILNIHFQNGFNQVYLDKEYLPVLLAHYPAGAGYKVFMHLLQLHASHKFRAYDYGPERNYREYGQTSPPDFSLAKVQVPVALFWSENDALASPLDVAQTASELPQVALNRRINLDYNHLDFMWAEDAGERVYRPALAFLDAFY from the exons ATGCAACGCAATACGAG GTGCTACGTGTGGCTGGCGGCGCTGCTCCTAACGATGGTGGCGCCAGGTGGAGGGGACCAGCCGACCACCGCCCACTACTACACTCAGCCTGCAGTGAAAGTAGAGCACCCGCACGCACGACTTACTACG CCGGAGTTGATCAAAGTGCACGGCTATCCTGTCGAGGTCCATGAAGTGATCACCGACGACGGGTTCATCATTGAAATCCACCGCATTCCCCACGGCCGCCGCCACCCCACCGCCACCCACAGCCACACCTACAGGAGCCACATACCGCACGCCCTCTACAGGCCCTCACTGCACGTCTCCCAGGGTTACTTGAACGCAGGCAGAGCACAGAGCCACTTGTCAAACCACGTGGACGAAGGAGTGACGAGGGTAACGAACGGGAGCCATGATGCTTACcggtggag AAGCAGAGACCCCAAGGTAGTGCTGCTCTTCCCTGGCGTGTTCTCCTCCAGTGCTGACTTTGTGCTGAACGAACCCGACCAGGCActgg GGTTCATCCTCGCTGACGGGGGATACGACGTCTGGCTCGGGAACTACAGGGGGAACTTCTACGCGAGGcgacacacacacctcaccactTCTGACCCCGAGTTCTGGGATCACAC ATGGAACGAGCTGGCGCGCTACGACCTGCCTGCGATGCTGCGCCACGTGAGGGCGGTGAGCGGCGCCCAGCGGGTCAGCTATATTGGCTTCTCCCTCGGCACTTCAGTTTTCTTCGCCATGTTCTCCTACCACCCTGAGATCTCCTCCTGG GTGAGGTCCATGGTCGCCCTGGCCCCCGTGGCTTACATCTACCACATGCCGGTACCCCTGGGACTCATCTCGCCCTTCGCTGGCTTAATTGAG AGGGTGCTGGAGAGGGCCGATCTGCTGGAGCTATTCCCGCTGATGCCCGAGCGAAGCGCCCCCCTGAAGGCAGCGTTGTGCGGGCCCACCTCTCTCACCCAGCCACTCTGCATTCTCAACATTCACTTTCAGAACGGATTCAACCAAGTCTATTTGgacaag GAGTACCTCCCCGTCCTTCTGGCTCACTATCCTGCCGGTGCGGGATATAAAGTCTTCATGCACCTTCTTCAGCTCCATGCCAgcc ACAAGTTCCGTGCTTATGATTACGGCCCCGAGAGGAACTACAGAGAGTATGGCCAAACATCACCTCCTGATTTCTCCCTCGCCAAAGTTCAAGTACCCGTTGCTCTGTTTTGGTCCGAGAATGATGCTCTGGCCTCACCGCTG gaCGTGGCACAGACGGCTTCGGAGCTTCCCCAAGTGGCATTAAACAGGCGCATCAACCTGGACTACAACCACCTGGACTTTATGTGGGCAGAGGACGCCGGAGAGAGAGTGTACCGCCCCGCCCTGGCCTTCCTCGATGCCTTCTACTGA